In Mercenaria mercenaria strain notata chromosome 14, MADL_Memer_1, whole genome shotgun sequence, the following are encoded in one genomic region:
- the LOC123526453 gene encoding G-protein coupled receptor 157-like produces MNFSTTTIAVRNITSSFCKMIVPTYTLSLTLLSCSLSIFGSFVIIITYLNLQQIQNFTRKLLLSLTVADLLTAVGNLIGSVRYFALRSKANGCELVQVSDSVCIVQSFITTFSSMASFFWTTVIALHIYMQIARESPGMRTGLMLLGYQVMCWGIPGIITVTALSLEVLGSDDSVGTGSWCWIRAEVNDHAQIVWMIMSGKGWEILCYVLTAGLYMLSKIAIWAKRRANRWRRFGMRDVEDMRTEDENFLYVPLVLYVLRIWGTTRFFLAIFKNHINSVHLTRAQEVLLVFQSIGDSAQAFFNCVLFCFCDATVRNYLYTVLFRRHREDLADSETDERTPIQT; encoded by the exons ATGAATTTTTCAACTACAACTATCGCGGTCAGGAATATAACATCTTCGTTTTGCAAGATGATTGTTCCGACATATACACTATCATTAACACTGCTCAGCTGCAGTTTGTCTATATTTGGATCTTTCGTGATCATAATTACCTACTTAAACCTTCAACAAATACAGAACTTTACAAGAAAGTTGTTGTTGTCTCTAACTGTAGCGGATTTGTTAACAGCCGTTGGAAATTTAATAGGGAGTGTACGATATTTTGCATTGAGATCCAAGGCCAACGGTTGCGAACTGGTACAGGTATCGGATAGTGTTTGTATTGTACAAAGTTTCATCACAACGTTTTCAAGTATGGCATCATTCTTCTGGACGACCGTAATTGCTCTACATATTTACATGCAAATTGCTCGTGAGTCACCGGGCATGCGCACAGGACTGATGTTGCTTGGTTACCAGGTTATGTGCTGGGGAATTCCAG GAATCATCACAGTTACAGCTTTAAGTTTAGAAGTTCTCGGTAGCGACGACTCTGTAGGAACCGGAAGTTGGTGCTGGATCCGAGCCGAGGTAAACGATCATGCTCAGATCGTATGGATGATCATGTCTGGAAAAGGTTGGGAGATATTGTGTTACGTTTTAACTGCGGGACTATACATGTTGTCAAAGATAGCTATATGGGCAAAG AGACGAGCCAATAGGTGGCGTCGTTTTGGAATGCGGGACGTTGAGGACATGCGTACTGAAGATGAAAATTTTCTTTACGTTCCGCTTGTTTTGTATGTTCTCCGAATATGGGGAACAACACGGTTTTTCCTAGCCATTTTCAAAAACCATATAAACAGTGTACATCTTACGCGTGCGCAGGAAGTGCTTTTGGTATTCCAGAGTATAGGGGACAGCGCGCAAGCGTTCTTTAACTgtgtgctattttgtttttgtgACGCAACTGTGAGGAACTATTTATATACTGTGTTGTTTCGACGACACCGGGAAGATTTAGCTGATTCTGAAACTGACGAAAGGACACCGATACAGACATAG